The Naumovozyma dairenensis CBS 421 chromosome 1, complete genome genome includes a region encoding these proteins:
- the BAP3 gene encoding amino acid transporter BAP3 (similar to Saccharomyces cerevisiae BAP2 (YBR068C) and BAP3 (YDR046C); ancestral locus Anc_3.284), with the protein MKTLQSPRSDDVEISKSNLVHRFVDSFRRAESPELEENDLEDGTRSIVTKTHLKKAMKSRHVVMMSIGTGIGTGLLVANAKGLYFSGPASLIIGYVLVSFVTYFMIQAAGEMAVAYPTLPGSFNSYTSTFISKPFGFATVWLFFIQWLTVFPLELITASLTVKYWNDKINADVFIIIFYAFLLFIHFFGVKAYGETEFIFNSCKVLMVAGFIILSIVINCGGAGTDGYIGAKYWHDPGSFADGPPITRFKGVCFILVSAYFSYGGAELFSLSVNEQENPRKSTPAAAKQSIYRILIIYLATMILIGFNVPHNSDELMGAGSAATHASPYVLAASLHSVKVVPHFINAVILISVISVANSALYAAPRLMCSLAEQGYAPKFLNYVDREGRPLRGLILCALFGVIGFVSASSKEEEVFTWLAAIAGLSELFTWSGIMLSHIRFRQAMKFNGKSTDEIGFKAVTGIWGSYYGCAFNILVFIAQFWVALSPPGSGGKCDAEAFFQSYLAAPIWLVFYFGYMIYKRDFTILNPLEKIDLDFHRRIYDPDFIKQEDEENKERLKNSSIWARIYHWWC; encoded by the coding sequence ATGAAAACTCTCCAATCTCCAAGAAGTGATGATGttgaaatatcaaaatcaaatttagTACACAGATTCGTAGATTCTTTCAGGAGGGCTGAATCACCAGAGCTGGAGgaaaatgatttagaaGATGGAACGAGATCAATTGTGACTAAAACTCATTTAAAAAAAGCCATGAAGTCAAGGCATGTTGTCATGATGTCGATTGGGACAGGTATTGGCACTGGGCTTTTGGTTGCCAATGCGAAAGGGTTATATTTTAGTGGCCCAGCTTCTTTAATTATCGGTTACGTGTTGGTCTCATTCGTTACATATTTCATGATTCAAGCAGCAGGTGAAATGGCTGTCGCTTATCCTACATTGCCAGGTAGTTTCAACTCATATACATCAACATTTATTTCAAAACCATTTGGGTTTGCTACAGTTTGGCTATTCTTTATCCAATGGTTGACTGTGTTCCCATTGGAGTTGATCACTGCATCATTAACAGTGAAATACTGGAATGACAAGATTAATGCTGACGtgtttatcatcatcttttatGCCTTCTTACtattcattcatttcttcGGTGTTAAGGCATATGGAGAAAcagaatttatttttaattccTGTAAAGTGCTCATGGTTGCAGGATTTATCATCCTATCTATTGTAATCAACTGTGGTGGTGCAGGGACAGACGGTTATATAGGTGCTAAATACTGGCATGATCCTGGTTCCTTTGCTGACGGTCCACCTATAACGAGATTCAAAGGtgtttgttttattttagtTAGCGCATATTTCTCGTATGGTGGTGctgaattattttcattatctgttaatgaacaagaaaatccTAGAAAATCTACTCCTGCCGCTGCTAAGCAAAGTATCTACCGTATTTTAATCATCTATCTGGCGACCATGATTCTAATCGGATTCAATGTTCCTCACAACAGTGACGAACTGATGGGAGCTGGGAGTGCTGCTACGCATGCATCTCCATACGTCCTTGCTGCATCTTTACATAGTGTTAAAGTTGTACCACATTTCATCAATGCTGTCATTTTGATATCAGTAATATCCGTTGCTAACTCTGCATTATATGCTGCACCAAGATTAATGTGCTCTTTGGCTGAACAAGGTTATGCACCTAAATTCTTAAATTATGTCGACAGAGAAGGTAGACCGTTACGTGGATTGATTCTTTGCGCACTTTTTGGTGTTATTGGTTTCGTTTCTGCTTcttcaaaagaagaagaagtttTTACGTGGTTAGCTGCCATTGCTGGGTTAAGTGAATTGTTTACATGGAGTGGCATTATGTTGTCTCATATTCGTTTCAGACAGGCAATGAAGTTCAATGGAAAATCAACCGATGAAATAGGTTTCAAAGCTGTCACAGGAATATGGGGTTCTTACTACGGTTGTgcttttaatattttagtGTTCATTGCCCAATTTTGGGTTGCCTTATCTCCACCTGGTAGCGGTGGTAAATGTGATGCGGAAGCATTCTTTCAAAGTTATTTAGCTGCACCAATTTGGCTAGTATTCTACTTCGGTTACATGATATATAAAAGAGACTTCACTATACTTAACCCTCTTGAAAAAATCGATTTAGATTTCCATAGGCGCATATATGATCCTGATTTTATCAAACaagaagacgaagaaaataaagaaaggTTAAAGAACTCCTCAATATGGGCTAGAATATATCATTGGTGGTGCTAA